GCGGGGGCAGCTCAGTGTGAGCACAGGGGTCTCTGCTTGCCAGTCCTGTATGCAACGAGGAGGAAAGTGCCCTTCCCCAGGGCTGCCTTTCCCTGACAGTGCTTGGCTCTGCTCCCTGAAACGCAGCTTTTCCCTCGTCTCCACCTGGGCTGGAAGCCCtgagctccctgcagctcccctgGAATACGCTGGTTGTGATTAGTCCTTTGCTGCTTTCGCTTGTGCTCTTGGCGCTGCCGGAGGAACCCAGCGGCGCCGCGTTTTGAGGCCTTGGGCTCTTGCTTTGCTGCTTGTGACCcaccccccagtgtcccccaacCCCATCCTGTGGGTGCCACGTGGCCGTCCTGGGACACCTTGGGGCTCGTCCCTCCGTGTCCCGGCTCAGGACGCTCCGTGCTGCCCCGTGTGACCCCTGCGAGGGCTGTGGTGTCACCGGTGGCTTTTGTGCTCGGAGAGGACGTGGCGGCCGCCTGAGCGCTCCCGAGATGTTAGTCCCTAGGTATATGCAATAACGAATAACTCGCCACTTCAGCTCTTCGTTACCAGCAGTAGTTCTCTATGCTCTTTCTGTTGATGTTTACTAATGTAAACCCAGTATTTGTTACTgtcagaggatttttttttttttttttttgtacggtacttcaaaaaaaaaaccacgaaaaacaaccaaaaaaaaacacataaaaaaggaaataaaacaaccaCAATTGATGCAATGGCTGCGGGGATCTCTGCGGGAGGGGCGATAACACCGGGGCAGCGGAAACGAGGAGGCGTTGGGGCTCCTGGGCTGGGTGCAGGATGTGACCCATCGCTCAGCCGGTGCTGAGCCCGGCATCACTATCAATTACTGGCATTACTACCTTATGTAATATGTTGTCTAACTCTGGGGATTCAATAGGCTCTTAAAATTTCCTTCTGCTGGGTCTGTTGCGTTGCACTAAAAGATCTATAGGGTTAGCCTAGTCTTCTCACAAAAATCCTTGAAATTAGATTCAGGAAACTCTATTTTGTAATAAAGATACCAGCTCGTACCAGTGTATTCAGATACCGCTAGAAGCTTTTCGTAGAGATATTTATGAAGCACCATGATTCTTATTTTTACAGAGTATCCATGCATTGCAGTCAGCCTCAAGTTTAGCTTCCTAGTAAGACAAAATTAAGAGATATTTTGGCTTCTGGAACATTAGATTAAaaccttttccccctcttttgcCCTACAGCCCTATCGGTGAGTCTAGCTTTGCTTACAGATATCACAGTGGTTCTTAAAATAATACACCTGCTCatttttccatgaagaaaaacCTAACCAAAGCTGAAATTCAAACTGTAATTGACTGGGTCACGCGGGGGCCGGGCCCGAAGGGGCAAGAAATGACTAGAAAGGGCAACTACAAGCAGTTCAGAAGTACGAGGTTCCTCCACGCTCGGCCCTAGAAATAAGTGCAGAGGGTATTTTGGGCTGCGCACCCGCACCCGGAGCTGCCAGCCGGGGGTCCTTCGGCACCGAGCTAGGGGGGCTCAGCAGACGGCGGTGAGGGTCTCGCACGGAGCCCCTCGCTTTTTGTTGGGAGACGCCGAGCGTGGGCTGAACGGGGTTGGATTTCTACCCCTGATGCGTCGCAACCTGTGGGGAAAGCGTCTGGGCTGCGATCCCAAAgctgggaccccaaatcctCGATTCCCAAAGCTCCGACTCGGGGGACAGCGGGACACGGTGGCCGGAGCGTGGCAGCCCCGTGTGAGTCAGCAGCGTTGGCGTCACATGAGGAGGCCGGTTGAGCAAGGCAGGAAGGGCGCGCGGAGGCGGGTGTAACCAGGCTTTAAAAGTCCTCGCCGGGACGGGCTCGCCTCCGCGCCAACCCCACCGTCCCCATGGCCCCCGCGGTGCCGCCGGCTCTCGTGGCGCTGGTGGCCCTGCTGGGGCTCGGGGTGGCCTTCCCCGGCTGTGACTACCCAGCCCACCTCTGGTGCAGCTCGCCGGAGATCGCCGTCGCCTGCCAGGTCAGAGCTGCCAGGGCCACCCCGGCTGCCCACGGAGGGCACGCGGCGTGCCAGGACAGcacgtgtggggctgggggcccggggagcggggctggggtcTGCAGGGATCATCCACACACGGAACGCGGTGCAAGTGCCGGCTCTGAGCATCCCTGTGGCACAGGCTGGCGCGCCGTGGGGATGCTCGGAGCCCCTGGAGCTCTGACCAGCGTCCCCAAGAAGCACCGCGAGGCCGCTGAACCCCGACCCTTCCCTGGGCGCCGCTGgcacttctgctttttcagcaTAAAACAGCTTTTCAGCTTATTCTGCCCTGGATGGTGACAACACTGTGACAGGGGGGTCCggcagcaccccagagccccaTGGGGCTGCAGCCACCACTGGTAGCAGGTGCTGGCCTGTGCCCCGGCTCAGCGCCCCCAGATATGTTTTCTCCAGAAATATTTTGGGGAAGTTCGCTTGGAAAGCCCCGGTGCTGCGTGCCGGCAGCgcctgggatgctgcagccgctctcacttccctcccagctgccccacacccctcatcctcctcctgccccacacgCCAGGAGCTTTACCCCATCCCCTGCAAATACaggaggggggggggctgcagccGTAACCCCCACCGCGTACCCCGAAACCTTCCCGCACGCAGGCAGAGAGCCGCTGCGCCAACCTCTCGCGCCCGGCGGCCGCCCCCGTGGAGCTGAGCCTGTTCTACGAGAGCCTGTGCCCCGCGTGCCGCACGTTCCTGGCCCAGCAGCTCTTCACCACCTGGTTGCTGCTGCCCAGCCAGGTCCTCAACATCACCCTGGTGCCCTACGGCAACGCCAAGGTAGGAGTTGGCCCCAGCCGGTGCCGTGGGCGCTCGTCCCGCTGCCACCGGCCCCGCTCAGACCGGTTGGTCCTGCAGGAGAGGAATGTCAGCGGCAAGTGGGACTTCCAGTGCCAGCACGGCCCAGAGGAGTGCTTGGGCAACATGATCGAGGTGACACGGATGGTTCCTGTCCCCACGGTGCCAGCATGGGGGCAGGTTCGGTGTCCCCTCACCACCTGCCCCATCGTTGTAGGCCTGCTTGATGCATGAAGCCAAGGATTTCAGCACCTACTTCCCCGTCATCTTCTGCCTGGAGTCAGGCAGCTCCGTCACCAAGAACCTGGAGGCTGTATGTCCTTGTCCCCTGGCCTCCCTGTGTGTCCCACTGCCCCCAACGGGGCCACCCCGTgtccccttcccatccctggcAACACCTGCAGTTCTACGCCTGCCGTGGGgtcatccctgtcccccaacTTCCCTGTGTGTCCCCGCTTTTCTCAGCAATGTCTGCAGGTCTACACCAGCCATGGggccatccccatcccctttgagctccccacatccccccttTTCCTGGCTGTGCCTGCAGGGCTGCACCCCGCCATGGGGCTGTCCTTGTCCccttcatagaattgtagaatcacagaatcaccaggttggaagagacccacgggatcatcgagtccaaccgttcccatcaatcactaacccatgtccctcagcacctcgtccacccgtcccttaaacccctccagggaaggggactcaaccccctccctgggcagcctctgccagggaccaatgacccttttcgtgaaaatttttttcctaatgtccagcctgaccctcccctggaggagcttgaggccattccctctcgtcctgtcccctgtcccttgggagaagagcccagctccctcctctccacaacctcctttcagggagttggagagagcaatgaggtctcccctcagcctcctcttctccaggctaaacacccccagctccctcagtcggctcctcataaggcttgtccCCCCTGTTCCTGACAGTGCCTGCAGGTCTGCACCCCACCATGGGGCTCTCCTTGTCCCCTTCACGTCCCCGTCTTGTCCCCACAGTGCCTGCAGGTCTACGCGCCGCAGCTGGACAAGGATCGCATCGCCGCCTGCGTGCAGGGGGACGTGGGGGCCGCCCTGATGCACCGTAACGCCCAGCTGACCGAGGCGCTGGACCCCCCGCACCAATACGTGCCCTGGCTCGTCATCAACGGGGTACAGCACGGCGGGGGGACACCACGCAGGGCTGGGGTAGGGGTTGGGGACACACACAGGACACACCAGACGGGGCTGGGGGATGGAGAAGCCCTCTCAGAGCAGCCCCGTCTCCCCCAACACAGGAGCACTCGGATCAGGTGCAGGCGCAAGCCGAGGCGTCGCTGCTGAGGCTCATCTGCCGCCTCTACCAGGTGGGACGGGGTCTGGGGGGCGTTGGGGCTTGGGGAGCGTGTCCCCTTCCCAGCGAGGTGCTACCAGCTGCTCTCTGGCAGGGGGAGAAGCCCGAGGCCTGTGGGGGCTCGCGGAACGCAATGGCCCCAGCCCGATGCCGGCTCTGACAGACGGCGTGGGAGCAGCCAATAAAATCCATGGTTTTGTGGAAAAACAAGAGGCTCCAGAGTGGTGTGTTGGGGCGGTGAGGGGAGGTTGAGTCTCCAGCCCTAGAGATGTTCAGaaagcaggtagatgaggtgcctggGGGCATGATTTAATAGTGGGTGGGcacagttggagctgatgatctgtaaggtcttTTCTAATGATCCACATGCATGTAAGGGGGGAGtatatagaaccatagaataatttgagttggaaaggacctcaaagcccatccagttccaacctcttccatgggcagggacacctcccactggatcaggggctccaagccccatccaacctggccttgaacccctccagggatggggcagccacccctgctctgggcaacctgggccagggcttccccactctcatggggaagaaattcttctttatgtccagcctaaatctgcccctctccagtttatccccttcgcccctcgtcctatcactcgaagcctttgtgaacagcccctccccagctttcttgtagccccttcaggttctggaagctgctctaaggtctcctcagagtcttctcttctccaagctgaacaaccccaactctctcagcctggcctcgtacgggaggttctccagccctcacatcaccctcgtagcctcctctggccccgttccaacagctccatctccttcttatgctgaggattccagaactggacacgatcCTCCAGCTGAGGCCTCccaggagaggaacagaggggacaatcccctccctccctgcaggccgcgctgctttggatgcagcctcGGTAGGTGTCATGGCGGCCCCTCGGTGCCTCGGTAGGTGTCATGGCGGCCGCCGGAAGCGGAAGTTGCCGagccggggcggggccgcggcccCGGGAGGCGGTAGCGGCAGCGCGGGGGGTGAGcgggggggggaatgggggaactggggggcacagggggaactgggagaactggggggcaCGGGGAGAACTGGGGGATACGGGGGAACTGGGGAGcagtgggagagctgggggacacggggagaaCTGGGGAGCACAGGGGGAACTAAGAAAACTGGGGGATACAAGGGgaactggggagcactgggagaactgggggaactggggagcactggggggtaCAGGGGGAACTGGAGagcactgggagaactggggggcacaggggtaATTGGGAGAaatgggggagctggggagctcAGGGAGAaatggggagcactgggggatACGGGGGAACTGGGGAGCACTAGGGGAAGTGGGAAAATGGGGGAATGcaaggggaactgggagaactggggagaaatggggagcactgggggatACGGGGGAACTGGGGAGCACGGGGAGAACTGGGGAGCAGTGGGATAactggggggcacagggggaactggggggcacagggggaagTGGGAAAACTGGGAGATAcaaggggaactgggagaactggggggcacagggagaaatggggagcactgggagaactgggggatACGGGGGAACTGGGGGATACaaggggaactgggagagatgggggaactggggagaactggggggcacagggagaaatggggagcactggggggcacagggggaacTGCGGGGTACGGGGAGAACTGGGGAGCAGTGGGATAactggggggcacagggggaactggggggcacaAGGGGAAGTGGGAAAACTGGGGGATAcaaggggaactgggagaactggggggcacagggagaactggggagcactgggagaactgggggatacgggggaactggggggcacaAGGGGAAGTGGGAAAACTGGGGGATAcaaggggaactgggagaaatgggggaactggggagaactggggggcacagggagaaatggggagcactggggggcacagggggaactggggggtaCAGGGAGAACTGGGGAGCAGTGGGAGAactgggggacacggggggaactggggggcacagggggaactggggagcacgggggggaactggggagcatagggggaactggggggcacggggaggaCTGGGAGAACTAGGGGTATAAAGGGAACTGGAAGAACTGGGGGGCACAAGGGAAactggggagaactggggggTACAAGGGGAACTGGGGAGCatggggggaactggggagcatagggggaactggggggcacagggaggactGGGAGAACTAGGGGTACAAAGGGAACTGGAagaactgggggaactggggggcacaAGGGAAACTGAGGGGTACAAGGGGAACTGAGGAGCTTaggaggaactggggggcacagggaggactgagggaactgggagaactggggccATGAGGATGCTGGGGCTGTTCCAGGGAGGGGAAccgggggggctgtgggggtctCGGTCCCCGCTGACCCCCCTCTGCGGGGGGTTCTGTGCTCGCAGGATGCTGGCGCGAGGCCGGCGGCTGCTGCGGGGCTGGAAGCCGCTGTTGAGGGgccgcctgctgctgctgaccaACACGGCGAGCTGCGGCGCGCTGCTGGCCGCTGGCGACACGCTGCAGCAGGCCTGGCACCGCCGGCGGCACCCCgagagccagcagcagctcgcCCGCACAGGTAACGGGCAcggggagagggggggacaaCCTCGCACCTCGTAGCACCTccctttagcaagtttgcagctggcactaagctgggtggaagtgtggatctgctggagggtcgggaggctccaaagggatctgaacaggctggatccgtgagctgagaccaatgggatgagggttaacgaggccaagtgccgggtcctgcacttggggcacaacaaccctgagcagctccggggtaggagaagtctggctggaaactgcctggaggagaaggacctgggggtgttggttgaacaggagccagcagtggcccaggtggccaagaaggccaatggcatcttggcttggatcagacacggcgtggccagcagggccagggaggttcttctccctctggactcggcactggggagaccgctcctcgaatcctgtgttcagttctgggcccctcaccacaagaaggatgttgaggctctggagcgagtccagagaagagcaacgaagctggggagggggctggagaagaagaggagcagctgagagagctgggggtgtttagcctggagaagaggaggctgaggggagacctcattgctctctccaactccctgaaaggaggttgtggagaggagggagctgggctcttctcccaagggacagggaacaggatgagagggaatggcctcaagctccaccaggggagggtcacgCTGGGCATCAGGATGAactatttcatggaaagggtgattggtccctgtccgaggctgcccagggagggggtcgagtccccttccctggaggggtttaagggccaggtggacgaggtgctgagggacatgggttagtgtttgatgggaatggttggactcgatgatccggtgggtctcttccaacctggtgattctatgattctcatttAAACCGTGCTTGTTAGCATAGGAAGTTGTGCACAACTCCAGGCAGCAATAGAGGTGAGGGCTGAGC
Above is a window of Phaenicophaeus curvirostris isolate KB17595 chromosome 28, BPBGC_Pcur_1.0, whole genome shotgun sequence DNA encoding:
- the IFI30 gene encoding gamma-interferon-inducible lysosomal thiol reductase — translated: MAPAVPPALVALVALLGLGVAFPGCDYPAHLWCSSPEIAVACQAESRCANLSRPAAAPVELSLFYESLCPACRTFLAQQLFTTWLLLPSQVLNITLVPYGNAKERNVSGKWDFQCQHGPEECLGNMIEACLMHEAKDFSTYFPVIFCLESGSSVTKNLEACLQVYAPQLDKDRIAACVQGDVGAALMHRNAQLTEALDPPHQYVPWLVINGEHSDQVQAQAEASLLRLICRLYQGEKPEACGGSRNAMAPARCRL